From one Lolium rigidum isolate FL_2022 chromosome 4, APGP_CSIRO_Lrig_0.1, whole genome shotgun sequence genomic stretch:
- the LOC124649045 gene encoding pseudo histidine-containing phosphotransfer protein 5-like, translating into MEYANLRRQAASLKRSLFDQGYLDEQFCQVEDLQDEASPNFAEEVVSLFFKDSARLVANIEQAMEKYPGDFNRWDAHMQQLKGSCFSIGASKMNNECTSFRNSCGQENAEGCRKSFQKVKREHAILRQKLESYFQLLRQAGPARTATKSGGK; encoded by the exons ATGGAGTATGCTAATTTGCGACGCCAAGCAGCATCCTTGAAAAGAAGCCTCTTTGATCAG GGGTATTTGGATGAGCAATTTTGTCAGGTCGAGGACTTGCAGGATGAAGCTAGTCCTAATTTTGCAGAAGAAGTGGTTTCCTTGTTCTTTAAGGATTCGGCGAGACTAGTGGCAAATATTGAGCAAGCTAT GGAGAAGTATCCGGGAGATTTCAATAGATGGGATGCACACATGCAGCAACTAAAAGGAAGCTGTTTTAG CATTGGCGCTTCTAAGATGAACAATGAGTGCACATCATTCAGGAATAGCTGCGGACAAGAAAATGCTGAAGG CTGCAGGAAATCTTTCCAGAAAGTGAAGAGGGAGCATGCTATCCTTAGGCAGAAGCTGGAGTCGTACTTCCAG CTTCTGCGACAAGCCGGTCCTGCCAGGACTGCAACCAAGTCTGGAGGCAAGTAA